The nucleotide window AAACGTCAACTGACGCAGCGTCTACGTGAGCTGCAAGGGCAGGTATTGATTTGTAGGTTTTTAGGATTTGGCCATTTGCTTTCGCTATTGTTTCGGTGTCGATTTTATCTTTGAATCGCACTATGATTGAAACCTTGTCAGTTGCTGGCCTCAACGCGATTGCTGAGGAGATGAAGATGCCGAATAGGATCAACGCTAGAAGTAACGCCTTCAGTTTCATTTCCAATCTCTCCAACAAAGATGTTGAATAAGGCTGCAGAAGAACGTTTCGGCTACAATGCTCCATATGTTGACGACTAGGAAAAAATGTTGAATGGCGTGGCGCACAATCAGACTATCTTGTACACGGAGTCTGTTTCTCGAACGTGCTCTTTGACCTTCAACCCGATGCTTTGGCCTGCTTTCGCCGCCTTCACGTTTTGGTGTTCGATCTGCATAGATTCGACTGTCTGCTCGAAATCTGTGGTTGGACCCATAATGCGTATCTTGTCTCCAGCAGAGAGCGGCGCCGTCAACTCAACTACAGCCACACCTATTTTGGTGAAGTAATGCGTGACTTTGCCTATCTCCTGAGGCTGTTCTTCCATGTTTGAGTTCCACCCTCTGAACAATAAGAGTGAATGGCAACGCATATAACGCTTATCAGAAGAGCTTGCATTTGCAGAGATGATCGCATATGACCTTGACTTTGCAGGATGCGCAACATGCTTCATGGAAGATTTTCCGTAAGATCAATGATAGACTGGGAGTTGAGAACGGCAAAAGCCGTGACGCATTTGTCATTGTCGCCGACTTGCTTGAAGAGGCGGGAGAAGTGGCAGCTGTCGTCAAAGGTTTGGAGAGCTTTAGGCCTCCTAACGAAAGGAAGCCCAAAGAGACGTTGGCGAAAGAGTTGAACGATGTGCTCTATTGCGTGTTTGTTTTGGCCGAGCATTACGGACTCGATTTGGAAGAGAGTTTTTTGGAGCAGGTGAACGACCACCTGCTGAGGTTGCTCACCTAAAATCCTGCTGGCTTGGGCTGAGGATTTCTTAAATCTGAATTCTGGTTTCATAAAGCAGAAAATTGTCCCAGTGCGTTAAAGTGAGAGAATTGTGGAACCCGAAACTGGGAGGACGAAACGAAATGAAGATTGGCTTGAACCGACGCGAGCTTCACTTGTTAAAGCTCTGGTGGTTGAGTTGCGAAGATATGATGATACCTGAAGGTAGTTGTACATTATGCGAGTTCAAGGACGAGTGCCTTGTAATCAGGAAGAAGCTTTACGGCAAGGACGGCGGAGCCAAGAGCAAAGATGCAAATGGCGAGTACGTCTACGTGCCGGAAGCTGAAGAACAGGTCCTCCCTCAACCAGCTTAATCCATTCTGAGGATTTTCTCAAGCTCGGAAGAATGTACTGCGGGTTGGAAGCAAGCGGCAGATCTACGCCTCTACTCCAATCTACGTTTGCTTGTTTTCGACAGTATTGAGGCGATTTCGCGGGCTTCGTCGATTACCAGCACGGATTCCTTCAGTTTCTCAAAATATTTCATCGCTCGCAAGGTTTTGAAAACCGCAAAGCCTCTGTCATTGATTGCATAGACGCTCTGGTTGCTGTTCAGGAATCTGCGTTTCTCAACTATGCTGTTTGAGACTAGAAACTCCATGCGGCGTCTCAGTTCAGGCACTTCCATGTGGATTTTGGCGGCGATCTTGTCTATTTTTTGAGGTCGCTCCACCAATACTTCAAGGATGTTGAGGTATTTGTCGAGTTTGGAAGGCGGCATAGGGCATGCCCTTGTTTTCTTGTTCAATGGCTATTGGGATAAATGATTTCAGAATTTAGAATACGAATCCAAAACGAGTATTCTGTGCAAGCTTCGGGCATGAAAGAAATCGATATCTTTGCGGGCAAAGTTGCCGTTGTACTTAATTCATCCGCACTTGCGATATAGCTGTATCCATGTCGAACAATGAAACAGTTGTCTTTATTATGTATTAATACTCAATATTAGTAGGGTCCAGTTATGAAAGTGGAAAACGCTGTTATAGAAAAAGTGGACGAGGCCCAAGCGCAGGCTCCAGAGCGGAAGCAGGAAGCAGAAAAGCCCGCCAACGGGTCGGGCATGAAGGCTGTTTTAATGAAGAAAGGCGAGTACCATCTCTCCAACAGCATTGTTCTACCTTCCCTCGACC belongs to Candidatus Bathyarchaeia archaeon and includes:
- a CDS encoding U32 family peptidase C-terminal domain-containing protein; translated protein: MEEQPQEIGKVTHYFTKIGVAVVELTAPLSAGDKIRIMGPTTDFEQTVESMQIEHQNVKAAKAGQSIGLKVKEHVRETDSVYKIV
- a CDS encoding MazG nucleotide pyrophosphohydrolase domain-containing protein; translated protein: MTLTLQDAQHASWKIFRKINDRLGVENGKSRDAFVIVADLLEEAGEVAAVVKGLESFRPPNERKPKETLAKELNDVLYCVFVLAEHYGLDLEESFLEQVNDHLLRLLT